A genomic stretch from Corynebacterium faecale includes:
- the ndk gene encoding nucleoside-diphosphate kinase: protein MTERTLILIKPDGVTNGHVGEIIARIERKGLKLAALDLRVADRETAEKHYEEHSDKPFFGELVEFITSAPLIAGIVEGERAIDAWRQLAGGTDPVSKATPGTIRGDFALTVGENVVHGSDSPESAEREISIWFPNL from the coding sequence ATGACTGAACGTACTCTCATCCTCATCAAGCCAGACGGCGTCACCAACGGCCACGTCGGCGAAATCATCGCCCGCATCGAGCGCAAGGGCCTCAAGCTCGCCGCTCTGGATCTCCGCGTCGCTGACCGCGAGACCGCTGAGAAGCACTACGAGGAGCACTCCGACAAGCCGTTCTTCGGTGAGCTCGTCGAGTTCATCACCTCCGCACCACTGATCGCCGGAATCGTCGAAGGCGAGCGCGCCATCGATGCATGGCGTCAGCTGGCCGGTGGCACCGATCCAGTGTCCAAGGCCACCCCGGGCACCATCCGCGGCGACTTCGCTCTGACCGTCGGCGAGAACGTGGTCCACGGCTCCGACTCCCCTGAGTCCGCTGAGCGCGAGATCTCCATCTGGTTCCCGAACCTGTAA
- the folC gene encoding bifunctional tetrahydrofolate synthase/dihydrofolate synthase, translating to MATHDEREVGDFGDVTLNEAGLSLPLDLGDDLEEARETPASLEITAEDLVNLAIVEAELDGRWLETQIDPTFKRMSHVMDLMGNPQDTFASIHIAGTNGKTSTTRMVESLLRAFHRRTGRTTSPHLQLVTERIAIDGKPIHPRDFVRIYNEVKPYIEMADAQSLSEGGPRMSKFEALVTLAYAAFADAPVDVGVVEVGLGGRWDATNVINAQVAVITPVGMDHTDRLGNTIGEIAGEKAGIIKARPVTDDVLAPQENVVIVGKQDPEAMKVILEQAAASEAAVARLGMEFGVVDSTIAVGGQQLTLRGLGGEYADIFLPLSGAHQADNAATALAAVEAFFGASADRPLDMDTVRQGFAQVESPGRLERLRSAPTVFIDAAHNPHGAAALGAALDRDFDFRRLIGVIGVLGDKDARGILESLEPYLHEVVCTQTTSERALDAYELAEYARGIYGDERVHVTDTLPGAVELAIELAEDTDVQSGSGVVITGSIVTAGDARTLFGKDPA from the coding sequence GTGGCAACACACGATGAGCGTGAAGTCGGAGATTTCGGAGATGTGACGCTCAATGAGGCGGGGCTGTCCCTGCCGCTCGATCTCGGCGATGACCTTGAGGAAGCACGCGAAACCCCAGCCTCCCTGGAGATCACCGCGGAGGATCTGGTCAACCTGGCGATCGTCGAGGCGGAACTTGATGGCCGCTGGCTGGAGACCCAGATCGACCCGACCTTCAAGCGGATGTCCCATGTCATGGACCTGATGGGTAACCCCCAGGACACTTTCGCCTCGATCCACATCGCGGGCACCAACGGCAAGACCTCCACCACCCGCATGGTGGAGTCGTTGCTGCGCGCTTTTCACCGTCGTACCGGTCGCACAACCAGCCCCCACCTGCAGTTGGTCACCGAGCGTATCGCCATCGACGGCAAGCCGATCCACCCGCGTGATTTCGTGCGCATCTACAACGAGGTCAAACCGTATATTGAGATGGCGGACGCCCAGTCCCTGTCCGAGGGTGGCCCCCGCATGAGCAAATTCGAAGCCCTGGTCACCCTCGCGTATGCGGCTTTCGCCGATGCCCCGGTTGACGTGGGTGTGGTCGAGGTTGGTCTCGGCGGACGCTGGGATGCCACCAATGTGATCAACGCCCAGGTCGCGGTGATCACCCCGGTGGGAATGGATCACACCGACCGCCTGGGCAACACCATCGGTGAGATCGCCGGCGAGAAGGCAGGCATCATCAAGGCCCGCCCGGTCACCGATGATGTCCTGGCCCCACAGGAGAACGTGGTCATCGTGGGCAAGCAGGACCCGGAGGCCATGAAGGTCATCCTGGAGCAGGCTGCCGCCTCCGAGGCCGCGGTGGCGCGCCTGGGCATGGAGTTCGGTGTGGTGGATTCCACCATCGCCGTCGGTGGTCAGCAGCTCACCCTGCGTGGTCTGGGTGGCGAATACGCCGATATCTTCCTGCCGCTGTCTGGTGCTCACCAGGCTGATAACGCCGCTACCGCGCTGGCCGCGGTGGAGGCCTTCTTCGGTGCTTCCGCCGACCGCCCCCTGGACATGGACACCGTCCGCCAGGGATTTGCGCAGGTGGAATCCCCAGGCCGGCTGGAGCGCCTGCGTTCCGCCCCGACGGTGTTCATCGATGCAGCCCACAACCCCCACGGCGCCGCGGCGCTGGGTGCGGCACTTGACCGCGACTTCGATTTCCGTCGTCTCATCGGCGTGATCGGCGTGCTGGGGGACAAGGATGCCCGTGGCATCTTGGAAAGCCTTGAACCCTACCTCCACGAGGTGGTGTGCACCCAGACCACCTCGGAGCGTGCATTGGACGCGTATGAATTGGCCGAATACGCTCGGGGGATCTACGGCGATGAGCGCGTGCACGTCACCGATACACTGCCCGGTGCTGTGGAGCTGGCCATCGAATTGGCTGAGGACACCGATGTCCAGTCAGGTTCAGGCGTGGTCATCACCGGTTCCATCGTCACCGCCGGCGATGCACGCACCCTGTTCGGAAAGGACCCTGCATAA
- a CDS encoding DUF4233 domain-containing protein encodes MREETADYGPLGPGHEPLKDPMKGIRGVMAGTLVMEAITMGLVLTVILRVDNGAYWTTFNWVYVTAVAVAMLLAAFLQRFSWAIPLNIALQVFALAGVFIHYSMGIVAVIFILVWVYLFYLRKNMMERMKRGLLPTQHT; translated from the coding sequence ATGCGCGAAGAAACAGCGGACTACGGACCACTTGGCCCCGGCCATGAACCCCTCAAGGATCCCATGAAGGGTATCCGCGGTGTGATGGCTGGCACCCTGGTCATGGAGGCCATCACCATGGGGCTCGTGCTCACGGTGATCCTGCGGGTAGATAACGGCGCCTACTGGACGACCTTCAACTGGGTGTACGTGACCGCCGTTGCGGTGGCCATGCTCCTGGCGGCCTTCCTCCAGCGTTTCAGCTGGGCGATCCCCCTCAACATTGCCCTGCAGGTGTTCGCCCTGGCCGGTGTGTTCATCCACTATTCCATGGGCATTGTGGCCGTGATCTTCATCCTGGTCTGGGTCTACCTGTTCTACCTGCGTAAAAACATGATGGAACGCATGAAGCGCGGTCTGCTGCCCACCCAGCACACCTAG
- a CDS encoding translation initiation factor IF-2 N-terminal domain-containing protein, producing the protein MVKKKASTTPSDAEVSPSAVLAADFDRAQLGEKTRVHHLAKQLGLMSKDLVLALDSIGLVKVAQSTLSRDEATRLLDTLAKPAQEAPDELVPEVAPVEKIRRRVEKNVANEIQQIEEKIDRELAEVAESTPQPQEQEPAGDEGIRRRVEKNVANEIQQIEEKVDRELAELAESTDAEQSQPEPVDLVAAAEAEAHAELLEDIIPDITPPPAETPVYAPIFVAPEFTPTEDIHQTEDPQVQERAARKRRGRRGTGRGKGTDAVQQGAEEEASTSIVEAPEPEVVDEPVGIKGSTRLEAQRRRRTELREEGRNKKRHVVSTREFIERRESMERRMIVRERHRHDNAGLVTQVGVLEDDLLVEQFVTSDSQSSMVGNIYLGRVQNVLPSMEAAFIDIGKGRNGVLYAGEVDWKAAGLGGRGRRIEQALRSGDKVLVQVTKDPLGHKGARLTTQISLAGRYLVYVPGGRSAGISRKLPGPERKRLKEILGRVVPPHGGTIIRTAAEGVSEENIAADVNRLHTLWEQIQDRTRQEKKSRNAKPVTMYEEPDMLVKVIRDLFNEDFTSLIVDGDRAWNTVRAYIQSVAPDLVSRVEHFERADYDGKDAFEAFGLNAQLDEAMSRKVNLPSGGSLIVDKTEAMTVIDVNTGRYTGKGVGNLEETVTLNNIEAAEEIVRQMRLRDIGGMIVVDFIDMVLPENQELVLRRLTEALENDRTRHQVSEVTSLGLVQMTRKRIGAGLLETFSSECEHCEGRGLVIHQDPVDTVDERVEAKAEERSNRHKRQQEESTQRPERNPAQHPMVVAMQDLVDDEDRDMDKEFEDLAASVIITDDSVDESESFDETIGTEQVISTVEPEEGPRRRARRRRGRQPEVAGGADDIAAIAAAAVDIANTEDPDEPSGSDYVADAVESDTLAPSTDSTYEQARAVFEASPRRRRATRGNSRSDHAPKPEDFKSEPARHEVEPIPVEEVDEVEKVQASEKPRRRSRGRGRSQRPAPLVEEVIQEAVEDDVVEEPRRNRPSEVAASAPATRPGRGRRRAVRRSSGLIEALDDATPTTPQPDIKGEEEVREASQSDSRRRRRRAVRVSSDALAQPVAQPSAQSSPQPLEEKQPETQPDSAPRNVGGRRRRVSRKPQRG; encoded by the coding sequence TTGGTTAAGAAAAAGGCTTCTACCACCCCATCGGATGCGGAAGTATCCCCGTCGGCTGTTCTGGCTGCGGATTTTGATCGTGCACAGCTGGGGGAGAAGACCCGTGTGCACCACCTGGCCAAACAGCTGGGACTGATGTCCAAGGATCTGGTGCTGGCACTGGATTCCATCGGACTGGTCAAGGTCGCCCAGTCCACTCTGAGCCGGGATGAGGCGACCAGGCTGCTCGATACCCTGGCCAAGCCTGCCCAGGAAGCTCCCGATGAGCTGGTTCCTGAAGTGGCACCGGTGGAGAAGATCCGTCGCCGGGTGGAGAAGAACGTGGCCAATGAGATCCAGCAGATCGAAGAGAAGATCGATCGGGAACTCGCGGAGGTTGCTGAATCCACCCCCCAGCCGCAGGAGCAGGAACCAGCCGGGGACGAAGGCATCCGTCGCCGGGTGGAGAAGAACGTGGCCAATGAGATCCAGCAGATCGAGGAAAAGGTTGACCGCGAACTCGCTGAGTTAGCTGAATCCACCGATGCTGAACAGTCACAGCCGGAACCCGTTGACCTGGTTGCCGCCGCCGAGGCTGAGGCGCACGCTGAACTGCTCGAGGACATCATCCCCGACATCACCCCGCCACCCGCGGAGACACCGGTGTACGCACCGATCTTCGTGGCACCGGAGTTCACCCCCACCGAGGACATCCACCAGACCGAGGATCCCCAGGTGCAGGAGCGCGCGGCGCGGAAGCGCCGTGGTCGTCGCGGTACCGGACGTGGCAAGGGCACGGACGCTGTTCAGCAGGGTGCGGAAGAGGAGGCGTCGACAAGCATCGTTGAGGCCCCGGAACCCGAGGTGGTTGACGAGCCCGTGGGCATCAAGGGATCCACGCGTCTGGAGGCGCAGCGCCGCCGCCGCACGGAGCTGCGCGAGGAGGGGCGCAACAAGAAGCGCCACGTGGTGAGCACCCGTGAGTTCATCGAGCGCCGCGAATCCATGGAACGCCGCATGATCGTGCGCGAGCGTCACCGCCATGACAACGCCGGCCTGGTCACCCAGGTGGGTGTGCTGGAGGATGACCTGCTGGTGGAGCAGTTCGTCACCTCTGATTCACAGTCGTCGATGGTGGGCAACATCTACCTCGGACGCGTGCAGAACGTGCTGCCGAGCATGGAAGCCGCCTTCATTGACATCGGCAAGGGGCGCAACGGTGTGCTCTACGCCGGTGAGGTTGACTGGAAGGCCGCAGGTCTGGGCGGTCGTGGCCGCCGCATTGAGCAGGCCTTGAGATCCGGTGACAAGGTGCTGGTCCAGGTGACCAAGGACCCACTCGGGCACAAGGGTGCGCGTCTGACCACCCAGATCTCCCTGGCCGGCCGCTACCTGGTGTACGTCCCCGGTGGCCGCAGCGCCGGTATCTCCCGGAAACTACCCGGGCCGGAGCGCAAGCGTTTGAAGGAGATCCTCGGACGCGTCGTGCCACCACACGGCGGCACCATCATCCGCACCGCCGCGGAAGGCGTCTCGGAGGAGAACATCGCCGCTGATGTGAACCGTCTGCACACCCTCTGGGAGCAGATCCAGGATCGCACCAGGCAGGAGAAGAAGTCCCGCAACGCCAAGCCGGTCACCATGTACGAAGAGCCGGACATGCTGGTCAAGGTCATCCGTGACCTCTTCAACGAAGACTTCACCTCCCTGATCGTGGACGGCGACCGCGCCTGGAACACCGTGCGTGCCTATATCCAGTCGGTGGCCCCTGACCTGGTCAGCCGCGTCGAACACTTCGAGCGTGCTGATTATGACGGCAAGGATGCATTCGAGGCCTTCGGACTCAACGCCCAGCTGGATGAGGCGATGTCGCGCAAGGTGAACCTGCCGTCGGGTGGTTCGCTGATCGTGGACAAAACCGAGGCCATGACCGTCATCGACGTCAACACCGGCCGCTACACCGGCAAGGGCGTGGGCAACCTCGAGGAGACCGTCACCCTCAACAATATTGAGGCCGCCGAAGAGATCGTCCGCCAGATGCGCCTGCGTGACATCGGCGGCATGATCGTGGTCGACTTCATCGACATGGTCCTGCCCGAGAACCAGGAACTGGTACTGCGTCGCCTCACTGAGGCACTGGAAAACGACCGCACCCGCCACCAGGTTTCGGAGGTCACCTCCCTCGGCCTGGTTCAGATGACCCGCAAGCGCATCGGTGCCGGACTGCTGGAGACCTTCTCCAGCGAATGTGAGCACTGTGAAGGCCGCGGACTGGTGATCCATCAGGATCCCGTGGACACCGTTGATGAGCGCGTGGAGGCCAAGGCAGAGGAGCGATCCAACCGGCACAAGCGCCAGCAGGAGGAGTCCACCCAGAGACCTGAACGCAATCCGGCCCAGCACCCCATGGTGGTGGCCATGCAGGACCTCGTTGATGACGAAGACCGCGACATGGACAAGGAATTCGAGGATCTCGCCGCATCGGTGATCATCACGGATGATTCTGTCGACGAGTCAGAATCCTTCGACGAGACGATTGGCACCGAGCAGGTCATCTCCACCGTGGAGCCGGAGGAGGGCCCACGCCGTCGTGCACGCAGGCGCCGGGGCCGTCAGCCAGAGGTTGCCGGCGGGGCTGATGATATCGCCGCGATTGCCGCTGCTGCTGTGGACATCGCCAACACCGAGGATCCTGATGAGCCGTCGGGTTCTGATTATGTAGCTGATGCAGTGGAGTCGGACACCCTGGCCCCGTCCACGGACAGCACCTATGAGCAGGCACGCGCAGTATTCGAAGCCAGCCCGCGTCGTCGCCGCGCCACCCGTGGTAACTCCCGTTCTGATCACGCGCCGAAGCCGGAGGACTTCAAGTCCGAACCAGCACGCCACGAGGTCGAGCCGATCCCGGTTGAGGAAGTGGATGAGGTTGAGAAGGTGCAGGCCTCAGAGAAGCCACGTCGCCGCAGCCGCGGTCGCGGACGGAGTCAGCGCCCAGCGCCCCTGGTCGAAGAGGTTATCCAGGAAGCCGTTGAAGACGATGTGGTGGAGGAGCCACGCCGCAACCGTCCGAGCGAGGTCGCAGCCAGCGCCCCCGCAACGCGCCCAGGACGTGGCCGCCGCCGCGCCGTGCGCAGGTCGAGTGGCCTGATCGAAGCGCTTGACGACGCAACCCCCACCACCCCTCAGCCCGACATCAAGGGTGAGGAAGAGGTGCGGGAGGCATCGCAAAGCGATAGTCGTCGTCGCCGCCGCCGCGCTGTTCGTGTCTCAAGTGATGCACTCGCACAGCCTGTTGCGCAGCCCTCTGCTCAGTCCTCTCCTCAGCCACTCGAGGAGAAACAACCGGAGACACAACCGGATTCTGCTCCCCGTAATGTCGGTGGTCGTCGACGCAGGGTGAGCCGTAAACCCCAGCGTGGATAG
- a CDS encoding pirin family protein, producing MSNLDPHPDEYDLPSTQPGTPMNPQCEGGADVEIITAREVPLGGPRAMTVYRTLPQRQRTLIGAWCFVDHYGPDDVSETGGMDVPPHPHTGLQTVTWLFEGEVTHHDSGGNHAVVLPGEVNLMTAGAGICHSEVSATPVTTLHGVQLWTVLPDKDRNGPRRFDHYAPSQITVEGGTARVFLGDLLGESSPVTTFTPLIGAELHVNPGETMSLEVNPDHEHGLLVDSGDIQLECVTVAPRELAYTGVGETVLRIRNTGDTPALVLLIGGEPFTEDIVMWWNFIGRNHDEIEQFRAEWESEDERFGTTHGYISHHTDGLHRLPAPKLPNASIKARVNPDPTARPDLRID from the coding sequence ATGTCCAATCTTGATCCCCACCCTGATGAATATGACCTGCCCAGCACACAGCCCGGCACTCCGATGAACCCACAGTGTGAAGGTGGCGCCGATGTGGAGATCATCACCGCACGCGAAGTTCCCCTCGGTGGACCGCGCGCCATGACGGTTTACCGCACGCTCCCCCAGCGTCAACGCACCCTCATCGGAGCCTGGTGCTTCGTGGATCATTATGGCCCCGATGATGTCTCTGAGACCGGCGGAATGGATGTGCCACCCCACCCCCACACCGGCCTACAGACAGTCACCTGGCTTTTCGAGGGCGAGGTCACCCACCACGATTCCGGTGGCAACCACGCGGTGGTCCTGCCCGGCGAAGTCAACCTCATGACCGCCGGCGCAGGCATTTGTCATTCTGAGGTCTCAGCCACGCCAGTCACCACCCTCCACGGTGTGCAGCTGTGGACCGTCCTACCGGATAAGGACCGCAACGGTCCACGCCGATTCGACCACTACGCTCCATCGCAGATCACCGTCGAGGGTGGCACGGCGCGGGTTTTCCTGGGCGATCTATTGGGTGAATCTTCCCCTGTCACCACTTTCACCCCGTTGATCGGTGCGGAGCTGCATGTGAACCCCGGTGAAACCATGTCCCTGGAGGTCAACCCCGATCATGAGCACGGTCTTCTCGTGGATTCCGGCGACATTCAGCTGGAGTGCGTCACCGTGGCCCCGCGCGAACTCGCCTACACCGGTGTGGGTGAAACGGTGCTACGGATCCGCAACACCGGCGACACCCCGGCACTGGTATTACTCATCGGTGGGGAACCCTTCACCGAGGACATCGTGATGTGGTGGAACTTCATCGGACGCAACCACGACGAGATTGAGCAGTTCCGTGCCGAATGGGAATCAGAGGATGAGCGCTTCGGCACCACCCATGGATATATCAGCCACCACACTGATGGACTTCACCGCCTACCCGCTCCGAAACTGCCCAACGCCTCCATCAAGGCGAGGGTGAATCCGGACCCAACCGCACGACCAGATTTAAGGATTGATTAA
- a CDS encoding carboxymuconolactone decarboxylase family protein codes for MRSQHGPYIDKFYPEPYKQLVEVSKTLKKIYPEVDLPESLIELISVRVSQINGCGTCLSIHVPAARRAGVPEKKLDALPAWRMVDEYTAEEKAALQLAESLTLLDRNEGHLAARTACSVFAEEQVAALEWAIIMINAFNRVSIASGHPLL; via the coding sequence ATGCGCTCCCAGCACGGACCGTACATCGATAAGTTCTACCCCGAGCCCTATAAGCAGTTGGTGGAGGTATCCAAGACCTTGAAGAAGATCTACCCCGAGGTGGATCTCCCGGAATCCCTCATTGAGCTGATAAGCGTGCGGGTCTCCCAGATCAACGGCTGTGGCACCTGCCTGAGCATCCATGTACCCGCCGCACGCCGGGCCGGTGTACCCGAGAAGAAGCTCGACGCGCTGCCGGCCTGGCGGATGGTGGATGAATACACCGCCGAGGAGAAGGCCGCCCTGCAATTGGCCGAATCGCTGACCCTCCTGGACCGCAATGAAGGCCATCTGGCGGCACGTACCGCCTGCAGTGTCTTCGCCGAGGAACAGGTGGCAGCCTTGGAGTGGGCGATCATCATGATCAATGCCTTCAACCGGGTGTCCATCGCCAGTGGTCACCCGCTGCTTTAA
- a CDS encoding valine--tRNA ligase, giving the protein MVCVTDQNNENSSQNRADKLPKSWDPKSVEADLYQGWVDAGYFTADPASEKPGYSIVLPPPNVTGQLHMGHALDHTLMDGLARRKRMQGFEVLWLPGMDHAGIATQTRVEAMLKETEGKSRYDFSREEFIEKVWEWKKEYGGKIGDQMRAIGDSVDWSRERFTLDEGLSRAVQTIFKQLYDSGMIYQANRLVNWSPVLETAVSDIEVVYKDVEGELVSIRYGSLNDDEPHLVVATTRVETMLGDVAVAVHPDDERYRHLVGTTLPHPFRDDLTLKIVADDYVDPEFGSGAVKITPAHDPNDYALGLRHNLDMPTIMDKTGRIADTGTQFDGLTREEARIQVREALAEQGRIVKEVRPYIHSVGHSERSGEAIEPRLSLQWWVKVEELAKMSGDAVRTGDTTIHPKSLEPRYFDWVDDMHDWCISRQLWWGHRIPIWYGPDGDVICVGPDEQAPEGYTQDPDVLDTWFSSALWPFSTMGWPDTTPELSKFYPTSVLVTAYDILFFWVARMMMFGTFAAKQTPELLGEGTDGRPQVPFTDLFLHGLVRDEHGRKMSKSLGNGIDPMDWVENYGADALRFTLARGANPGVDLPVGEDSAQSSRNFATKLFNATRFALMNGAVSQGLPAREDLTDADRWILDRLEEVRGHVDAYLDNYQFAKANEELYHFAWNEFCDWYLEIAKVQIPREGETEQGRNTQQVLGHVLDALLRLLHPAMPFVTEVLWQALTDGESIVISSWPTQEDTNGGAAVDADAARRIADVEKLVTEIRRFRSDQGVKPSQKVPARLDFTACDLTDLEGAVRALVRIEEPAADFEASASLEIRLSTATITVELDTSGTVDVAAERKRLEKDLATAEKELETTAKKLGNEAFLAKAPDAVVEKIRGRQQVAHEEVERINKRLEELG; this is encoded by the coding sequence ATGGTCTGCGTGACTGACCAGAATAATGAGAACTCAAGCCAGAACCGCGCAGACAAGCTGCCTAAATCCTGGGATCCCAAGTCTGTAGAGGCGGATCTCTACCAGGGTTGGGTGGATGCCGGTTATTTCACCGCCGATCCAGCTAGTGAGAAGCCTGGCTACTCCATTGTTCTGCCACCTCCGAATGTGACCGGCCAGCTGCACATGGGCCATGCACTCGACCACACCCTGATGGATGGTCTGGCTCGGCGCAAGCGCATGCAGGGCTTTGAAGTTCTGTGGCTGCCAGGAATGGACCACGCGGGTATCGCCACCCAGACCCGGGTTGAGGCGATGCTCAAGGAGACCGAGGGCAAATCCCGCTATGACTTCTCCCGCGAGGAGTTCATTGAGAAGGTCTGGGAGTGGAAGAAGGAATACGGCGGCAAGATCGGCGATCAGATGCGCGCCATCGGTGATTCCGTCGACTGGTCCCGTGAGCGCTTCACCCTGGATGAGGGCCTGTCCCGTGCTGTGCAGACCATCTTCAAGCAGCTCTATGATTCCGGCATGATCTACCAGGCCAACCGCCTGGTCAACTGGTCCCCGGTGCTGGAAACCGCTGTTTCTGACATTGAGGTGGTGTACAAGGATGTGGAAGGCGAGCTCGTCTCCATCCGTTATGGCTCCCTCAACGATGATGAGCCACACCTCGTGGTTGCCACCACCCGTGTGGAAACCATGCTCGGTGACGTCGCTGTGGCCGTCCACCCAGACGATGAACGCTACCGACACCTGGTGGGAACCACCCTGCCGCACCCTTTCCGCGATGACCTCACCTTGAAGATCGTCGCCGATGATTATGTGGATCCTGAGTTCGGTTCCGGCGCGGTGAAGATCACCCCGGCACACGATCCGAATGACTACGCCCTGGGCCTGCGCCACAACCTGGACATGCCCACCATCATGGACAAGACCGGTCGCATCGCTGATACCGGCACCCAGTTCGATGGCCTGACCCGCGAAGAGGCACGCATCCAGGTCCGCGAGGCACTGGCTGAGCAGGGTCGCATTGTTAAGGAGGTCCGCCCGTATATCCACTCGGTCGGCCACTCCGAGCGTTCCGGCGAAGCCATCGAACCGCGCCTGTCCCTGCAGTGGTGGGTCAAGGTCGAAGAGCTGGCGAAGATGTCCGGCGACGCCGTCCGCACAGGTGACACCACCATCCACCCGAAGTCCCTGGAGCCCCGCTACTTTGACTGGGTTGATGACATGCATGACTGGTGCATCTCACGCCAGCTGTGGTGGGGCCACCGCATCCCGATCTGGTACGGACCAGACGGCGATGTCATCTGCGTTGGACCTGATGAGCAGGCACCGGAGGGCTACACCCAGGATCCGGATGTTCTGGATACCTGGTTCTCCTCTGCACTGTGGCCATTTTCCACGATGGGCTGGCCGGACACGACCCCGGAGCTGTCCAAGTTCTATCCCACCTCCGTGCTGGTCACTGCCTATGACATCCTGTTCTTCTGGGTTGCGCGGATGATGATGTTCGGCACCTTCGCAGCCAAGCAGACCCCTGAACTGCTGGGCGAGGGCACCGATGGTCGCCCACAGGTTCCTTTCACTGATCTCTTCCTTCACGGCCTGGTTCGTGATGAGCACGGCCGCAAGATGTCCAAGTCCCTGGGCAACGGCATTGATCCGATGGACTGGGTCGAGAATTATGGTGCGGATGCCCTGCGCTTCACCCTGGCTCGTGGCGCCAACCCCGGTGTTGACCTTCCCGTTGGTGAGGATTCCGCTCAGAGCTCGCGTAACTTCGCCACCAAGCTGTTCAACGCCACGCGCTTCGCGCTCATGAACGGCGCTGTCTCCCAGGGCCTGCCGGCACGCGAGGACCTCACCGATGCCGACCGCTGGATCCTCGACCGCCTGGAAGAGGTCCGTGGACATGTTGACGCGTACCTGGATAACTACCAGTTCGCCAAGGCCAATGAGGAGCTCTACCACTTCGCGTGGAATGAGTTCTGTGACTGGTACCTGGAGATCGCCAAGGTCCAGATCCCACGTGAAGGCGAGACCGAACAGGGACGCAACACCCAGCAGGTGCTCGGCCATGTGCTGGATGCCCTGCTGCGCCTGCTGCACCCGGCCATGCCGTTCGTCACCGAGGTGCTCTGGCAGGCACTGACCGATGGCGAATCCATCGTCATCTCCTCCTGGCCGACCCAGGAGGACACCAACGGTGGGGCCGCCGTGGACGCGGATGCGGCAAGGCGCATCGCGGACGTCGAAAAGCTTGTCACCGAGATCCGACGCTTCCGTTCCGATCAGGGTGTCAAGCCCTCCCAGAAGGTTCCGGCCCGCCTGGACTTTACTGCCTGTGACCTCACCGACCTGGAAGGTGCAGTTCGCGCACTGGTCCGGATTGAGGAACCAGCCGCGGACTTCGAAGCATCCGCAAGCCTGGAGATTCGTCTCAGCACCGCTACAATCACCGTGGAACTGGATACCTCCGGCACGGTGGATGTGGCCGCTGAACGCAAGCGTCTGGAGAAGGACCTGGCCACCGCAGAGAAGGAACTCGAGACCACGGCGAAGAAGCTGGGTAATGAGGCATTCCTGGCCAAGGCCCCCGATGCCGTGGTGGAGAAGATCCGTGGCCGCCAGCAGGTGGCACATGAAGAAGTTGAACGTATTAACAAGCGACTGGAGGAACTGGGTTAG
- a CDS encoding GNAT family N-acetyltransferase, which produces MTLVDKKDNEVRVSRNEADSRYEITYADNDKVVGFADYLINDNDRIFFHTKVDDNYGGRGLASILIAEALEDTFPSGQVVVGLCPFVHSHVEKKGYDGAYRAGTEDDKAFVKEMQR; this is translated from the coding sequence ATGACTCTGGTTGATAAGAAGGACAATGAGGTCCGTGTCAGTAGGAACGAGGCCGACAGCCGCTACGAGATCACCTATGCGGACAATGACAAAGTGGTCGGGTTCGCCGACTACCTGATCAATGACAATGACCGCATCTTCTTCCACACCAAGGTGGATGATAATTACGGTGGGCGTGGCCTGGCCTCCATCCTCATCGCCGAGGCGCTCGAGGACACCTTCCCCTCCGGGCAGGTTGTGGTGGGTCTGTGCCCCTTCGTCCACAGTCATGTGGAGAAGAAGGGCTATGACGGTGCTTACCGCGCCGGCACCGAGGATGACAAGGCTTTTGTCAAGGAGATGCAGCGCTAG